The DNA region TCGGATACGAAAGTGATGTTGGCATTGTTGAGTAATGAGGTGGTGTTTTTTGATCTTAAAAGCAATCGGATAGTGAAAACTCTCAGCGGCGGAACCTCGCCGCTCAGTGATATGGCGTTATCTACAGATAAAAAAATAGCGGTTATTGCCGGAGAGGCAGGAGTTGTTTCGGTTATCGATACGGCTGCTATGAAAATCACGCGTCGTATTCAAGGTGGAAATGTCGATAATGTTTATAAAGTGGATATTCAAAACAATCATGTTCTCACCGCAGGCCAAGATCGCAGAGCGATACTCTATACCCTCGATGGAAAAAGTTATGTTCGCTTTGAGGGTTCTTTTTTAATCTATACTGCAGCTCTTTCACCGAGTGCAGGAGTGATGGCAGCCGCGATGGATGAAGAGAACCTGATCAGTGTTTTCGACACCCACAAACGTAAAAAAGTTGCTACGGCAAAAGGGCACAGTGCGACGCTGAATCGTATATCGTTTATCAATGAAAAACGGTTCGTATCGTGTGCCGATGAAAATAAAATTCTATTTTGGGAGTTACCATGAATATATCAAGTGTTGTCGTTAAATGTGCGCCGGAGTATATAGCATTTGTGCTAGAACAATTACAAGCAAGTAATCAGTGTGAGGTTTACGCTCACGATGAGTTAGGTCGAATCATAATCATTTTAGAGGGTGAAACGACAGAAGAAGAGTCTGAAAAACTTCGTATTATTCAAGAAATCCCC from Sulfuricurvum kujiense DSM 16994 includes:
- a CDS encoding WD40 repeat domain-containing protein; this translates as MNFLFFVLFSSLTLYAGVISPKVSVKTSSPVLDFVVRGNDVWAGTANGEALQITVKGKIISKTVLPAIEDSWGEKIKQKIMSIDLSSDAKTLIVAGEDGCLYTIREGKITKTAYSTKTVVKKIAFISDTKVMLALLSNEVVFFDLKSNRIVKTLSGGTSPLSDMALSTDKKIAVIAGEAGVVSVIDTAAMKITRRIQGGNVDNVYKVDIQNNHVLTAGQDRRAILYTLDGKSYVRFEGSFLIYTAALSPSAGVMAAAMDEENLISVFDTHKRKKVATAKGHSATLNRISFINEKRFVSCADENKILFWELP
- a CDS encoding chaperone NapD: MNISSVVVKCAPEYIAFVLEQLQASNQCEVYAHDELGRIIIILEGETTEEESEKLRIIQEIPHILSAEMAMAYSESEFSDEEGKLERVDEQLMERLNADDVDAKDIVYHGHLKDK